A region of the Candidatus Woesearchaeota archaeon genome:
TATGAACTAAGAGTCTTTATAAATCTTTCTTAATTAGTTACTTAGAAGAGACGACTCAATAAACTTTTAGTCAGAAAAATGAAAGACGGTAGTTTTGTTTTTATATTTACTTCTGGGTTGAATTTGCAATGCGACCATCCATTAAGAGTTCAATGCGTTGGGCAAAGTGGGCTATCTTTTCATCATGCGTTACCATGATAATGGTCTTTTTCTCTTCCCGATGCATTTTTTTCAGGAAATCCATAACGACCAAGCCGGTTCTTGAATCAAGATTTCCTGTCGGTTCGTCAGCGAGAATAATCTTAGGATCATTGCTCAATGAGCGTGCAATAGCTACCCGCTGTTGTTGTCCACCAGAAAGTTCATTAGGCTTGTGCTGCATACGGTCTTTAAGTTCCACGAGCTCAAGAAGTTTTTTTGCCCGAGCTTTTCTCTTGGCTAGCGGAACACCTTGAAAGGTCATAGGAAGCATAACATTTTCAAGTGCCGTTAAATTCGGAATAAGGTTGAATTGCTGGAAAATAAAGCCGATCATTCTTCCTCTGATCTGCGCGAGTTCTGATTCAGTAAGCTCAGCGATGTCCTTTCCTCCTAAGTAAATATTTCCTCTACTTGGTAAATCTAAACAACCAACCATATTCATTGCTGTACTCTTCCCGCTGCCACTGGGGCCCTGAATAGCTACAAATTCTCCTTCTTTGATAATAACATTTAGCCCTCT
Encoded here:
- a CDS encoding ABC transporter ATP-binding protein, with amino-acid sequence MSNVLIKLENVWKIYKLGKIEVVALRGLNVIIKEGEFVAIQGPSGSGKSTAMNMVGCLDLPSRGNIYLGGKDIAELTESELAQIRGRMIGFIFQQFNLIPNLTALENVMLPMTFQGVPLAKRKARAKKLLELVELKDRMQHKPNELSGGQQQRVAIARSLSNDPKIILADEPTGNLDSRTGLVVMDFLKKMHREEKKTIIMVTHDEKIAHFAQRIELLMDGRIANSTQK